From the genome of Pseudomonas migulae:
CTTGGACGGTCCGATCCCGGCAATCTAGGATTTGCTCATCGGTCATTTGAACTGACCACTGACACGAAGAGGAATTACCCATGAGCTTGAAAGACAAACTGCCCGGCAAGCTGGGTTTCGGCACCGCCCCACTGGGCAACATGTTCCGCGCCATCCCGGAAGACGAGGCGATGGCCACCGTGCACGCCGCCTGGGATGCCGGCGTGCGGTATTTCGATACCGCGCCATTTTACGGCTCGGGCCTGTCGGAAATTCGTCTCGGCGCCGCGCTGGCCCAATACAACCGTGATGACTACGTGTTGAGCAGCAAGGTCGGCCGGGTGATTCTCGACGAAGTCGAAGACGCCGCTGCCCGTGATCTGGGCGAGAAGAGCGGGGTGTTCGAACACGGTCGCCCGAACAAGATCGTCAACGACTACAGCGCCGACGCGACGATGCGTTCCATCGAAGACAGCCTCAAGCGTCTGCAAACCGACCGCCTGGACATCGTTTGGGTGCATGACATCGCGCAGGACTTCTACGGCGATCAATGGCTGGAGTACTTCAACCAGGCCCGCACCGGAGCGTTCAAGGTGCTGACCCGTTTGCGTGAAGAAGGCGTGATCAAGGGCTGGGGCCTGGGCGTAAACAAGGTCGAGCCGTGCGAACTGACCCTTGATCTGACCGAAGCCCAACCGGACGGATTTCTGCTGGCGGGCCGCTACACGCTGCTCGACCACGACCGTGCCTTGCAACGCCTGATGGACGCGGCGCTGGCGCAGAATGTCGAGATCGTCGTCGGTGGCCCGTACAGCTCCGGCATTCTGGCCGGCGGCGCGCACTTCGAATACCAGAAGGCCAGCCCGGCGATCATCCATAAAGTCGAGCAGATCAAACGTATCGCTGCGGCTCACGGCGTTGACATCAAGGCCGCTGCGTTGCAGTTCTCCCTGGCGAATCCTGCCGTCGCGGCGGTGATCCCAGGTTCCAGCCGTCCGGACCGGATTGCTGAAGATATGGCTGCGTTGTCGGCAGTCATTCCCGCTGCGTTCTGGCAAGCGATGCGCGAAGCGAAACTGGTGTCCGAACGCGCTCCATTGCCTGTCACAGGAGTTTGAACATGAAGATCGATCTGACTGGAAAACTGGCCATCGTCAGCGGCAGTACCGCCGGCATTGGCCTGGGCATCAGCAAGGCACTGGCCGAGTCCGGCGCTACGGTGGTGGTGATCGGCCGCGAAACCGCCAAGGTCGAGCAAGCGCTGGCGAGCATTCGCCAGAGCGTGCCGGGTGCGCAACTGCGTGGCCTGACCGCCGACCTCGGCACCGCTGAAGGCGCCGAACAATTGTTCGCCGCCGAGCCGCGCGCCGACATCCTGGTCAACAACCTCGGGATCTTTAACGAGGTGGATTTCTTCGACACGCCGGACAGCGAGTGGACGCGTTTCTACGAGGTCAACGTGATCTCCGGTGTGCGCCTGTCACGGCATTACGTACCGGACATGGTCAAGCAGGGCTGGGGGCGGGTGATCTTCCTGTCCTCGGAATCCGGCATCGCGATACCGGCCGACATGCTCAACTATGGCGTGACCAAAAGCGCCAACCTCGCCGTATCCCACGGCCTGGCCAAGCGGCTGGCGGGGACTGGCGTGACGGTCAATGCGATCCTGCCCGGCCCGACGTTGACCGATGGGCTGGAGCAGATGCTCAAGGACGCCACGGCCGAATCGGGGCGCAGTGTCCGGGAAGAAGCCGACGCCTTCGTGCGCAAGGCCCGGCCGACGTCGATCATCCAGCGCGTGGCGGATGTCGAGGAAGTCGCCAACCTGGTGGCCTACATCGCTTCGCCGCTGTCGTCGGCCACAACCGGCGCAGCCCTTCGAGTCGACGGCGGTGTCGTCGACAGCATGGCAATCTGAATTTTTTGATTGAGAGAACATTACATGGCAACTGCATCAGCGTTTATCGACATCCCGGCTTCGGCCGACCAGGTCTGGCAATTGATCGGCGGTTTCAATTCGCTGCCGGACTGGCTGCCGTTCATTCCCAAAAGCGAGCTGAGCGAAGGCGGGCGTGTGCGCAGTCTGCAAACGGCGGATGGGGCGGTGGTTGTTGAGCGGCTCGAGGTGTTTGATAACGCCGGGAAGACGTACAGCTACTCGATTTTGCAGGCGCCGTTTCCGGCGACTGATTACCTGGCGACGATTCGCGTTGAAGCACAGGATGAGGGCGCGCGGGTGACCTGGTCGGGGCGGTTTGCACCGGTCGGGGTGAGTGAGGAGGAGGTGACGGCGTTGTTTGCCGGTATCTACCAGGGCGGCCTCGAAGCCCTTCGAGCCAACTACCCGACCTGACAAACACCACCAACCCCTGTGGGAGCGGGCAAGCCCGCTCCCACAGGTTTTGTGTCAGTTCGGGAGATTTGTGTCAGGTCTGTGAAATCAAACTCTGCCAGGCCGGCAATCGCCGCCACGATCGACAGCCCCAGCCCGAACCCGCTTCCTTCGAGCCAATTACCCGACCTGACAAACACCACCAACCCCTGTGGGAGCGGGCTTGCTCGCGAAGGCGTAGTGTCAGTCAATGATATCGTCGCCTGACACTCTGCCTTCGCGAGCAAGCCCGCTCCCACAGGTTTTGTGTCAGTTCGGGAGATTTGTGTCAGGTCTGTGGAATCAAACTCTGCCAGGCCGGCAATCGCCGCCACGATCGACAGCTCCAGCCCGAACCCGCTCCTTCGGGCCAACTACCCGACCTGACAAACACCACCAACCCCTGTGGGAGCGGGCTTGCTCGCGAAGGCGTAGTGTCAGTCAATGATATCGTCGCCTGACACTCTGCCTTCGCGAGCAAGCCCGCTCCCACAGGTTTTGTGTCAGTTCGGGAGATTTGTGTCAGGTCTGTGGAATCAAACTCTGCCAGGCCGGCAATCGCCGCCACGATCGACAGCTCCAGCCCGAACCCGCTCCTTCGAGCCAACTACCCGACCTGACAAACACCACCAACCCCTGTGGGACCGGGCTTGCTCGCGAAGGCGTAGTGTCAGTCAATGATATCGTCGCCTGACACTCTGCCTTCGCGAGCAAGCCCGCTCCCACAGGTTTTGTGTCAGTTCGGGAGATTTGTGTCAGGTCTGTGGAATCAAACTCTGCCAGGCCGGCAATCGCCGCCACGATCGACAGCTCCAGCCCGAACCCGCTTCCTTCGGGCCAACTACCCGACCTGACAAACACCAAAAATCCAATGTGGGAGCGGGCTTGCTCGCGAAGGCGTAGTGTCAGTCAATGATATCGTCGCCTGACACTCTGCCTTCGCGGGCAAGCCCGCTCCCACAGGTTTTGTGTCAGTTCGGGAGATTTGTGTCAGGTCTTTGAAATCAAACTCTGCCAGGCCGGCAATCGCCGCCACGATCGACAGCCCCAGCCCGAACCCGCTTCCTTCGAGCCAATTACCCGACCTGACAAACACCAAAAATCCAATGTGGGAGCGGGCTTGCTCGCGAAGGCGTAGTGTCAGTCAATGATATCGTCGCCTGACACTCTGCCTTCGCGAGCAAGCCCGCTCCCACAGGTTTTGTGTCAGTTCAGGAGACTTGTGTCAGGCCTGTGGAATCAAACTCTGCCAGGCCGGCAATCGCCGCCACGATCGACAGCCCCAGCCCGAACCCGCTCCTTCGGGCCAACTACCCGACCTGACAAACACCACCAACCCCTGTGGGACCGGGCTTGCTCGCGAAGGCGTAGTGTCAGTCAATGATATCGTCGCCTGACACTCTGCTTTCGCGAGCAAGCCCGCTCCCACAGGTTTTGTGTCAGTTCGGGAGATTTGTGTCAGGTCTGTGGAATCAAACTCTGCCGACAATCCAGCACCAACCGCGCGCCTCCCAGTTCACTTTCGCCCACTTCAAGCGTAAACCCATGCAGCCCGGCGATCGCCGCCACGATCGACAGCCCCAGCCCGAACCCGCTTTGCTGATTGCCGCCTTCGGCGCGATAGAAACGCTGGAACACCGCCTCGCGTTCGGCCGCAGGAATGCCCGGCCCGGAGTCGAGCACTTCGATTCGCGTGTGCCCATTTTCATTGACCCCGCGCAAAATCACCTCGCCGCCCGGCGGGGTGAATTTGATCGAATTGCTCAGCAGGTTCGCCACGGCTTCGAACAACAGCGCCCGGTCACCGTTCAGCGCAGGCAACGATTCGGGCAATTGCAGCTGGAAAACCAGCGCGTCTTCCTCCGCCAGCGGCAGATAGAAGTCGTGCAGTTCCTGCAGCAACGACACCGGGTCGAGCTGCACAAAACCGGAACGCCGCTGCCGGTCTTCCAGTTCGGAAATCCGCAGCAAACCGCGAAAGCGCGCCATCAGCGTGTCCGCTTCACTCAACACGGAATCCAGTTGCGCCGCTTCCGGGGACCCTTCGCCCGCCTGCTGCTGCATACGGTACAACTGCGCGCGCAAGCGGGTCAGTGGCGTTCGCAAATCGTGGGCAATGTTGTCGCACACCCCCTTGACCTCATTCATCAAACGCTCGATGCGTTCGAGCATGGCGTTGACGATGGTGGCGAGCATGTCCAGTTCGTCGCGGCGATTGGACAACGGCAGGCGCCGGGTCAGGTCCCCGGCCACAATCGCCTCGGCACTGGCCTGAATCCCGCGAATGCGCCGCAGTGGTCGGCGGCGCAACAGGTGCCAACCGACGATGCCCGGCAAAATGGTCAGGGTCAC
Proteins encoded in this window:
- a CDS encoding aldo/keto reductase, translating into MSLKDKLPGKLGFGTAPLGNMFRAIPEDEAMATVHAAWDAGVRYFDTAPFYGSGLSEIRLGAALAQYNRDDYVLSSKVGRVILDEVEDAAARDLGEKSGVFEHGRPNKIVNDYSADATMRSIEDSLKRLQTDRLDIVWVHDIAQDFYGDQWLEYFNQARTGAFKVLTRLREEGVIKGWGLGVNKVEPCELTLDLTEAQPDGFLLAGRYTLLDHDRALQRLMDAALAQNVEIVVGGPYSSGILAGGAHFEYQKASPAIIHKVEQIKRIAAAHGVDIKAAALQFSLANPAVAAVIPGSSRPDRIAEDMAALSAVIPAAFWQAMREAKLVSERAPLPVTGV
- a CDS encoding SDR family NAD(P)-dependent oxidoreductase; amino-acid sequence: MKIDLTGKLAIVSGSTAGIGLGISKALAESGATVVVIGRETAKVEQALASIRQSVPGAQLRGLTADLGTAEGAEQLFAAEPRADILVNNLGIFNEVDFFDTPDSEWTRFYEVNVISGVRLSRHYVPDMVKQGWGRVIFLSSESGIAIPADMLNYGVTKSANLAVSHGLAKRLAGTGVTVNAILPGPTLTDGLEQMLKDATAESGRSVREEADAFVRKARPTSIIQRVADVEEVANLVAYIASPLSSATTGAALRVDGGVVDSMAI
- a CDS encoding SRPBCC family protein; translation: MATASAFIDIPASADQVWQLIGGFNSLPDWLPFIPKSELSEGGRVRSLQTADGAVVVERLEVFDNAGKTYSYSILQAPFPATDYLATIRVEAQDEGARVTWSGRFAPVGVSEEEVTALFAGIYQGGLEALRANYPT
- a CDS encoding sensor histidine kinase; amino-acid sequence: MSLPNPSKGWRSSSSRLLALYSSLFVLWSGILMGVMYYEVSAYLDNLAKHSLMQRQHLFSRFSGEQLVDALAVSMTFDIRGIDAYGLFDAEHRYLSGALRHIPAGLPLDGRIHMLDDCADSDDPTLPRDSCDAVATQTRDGRWLILVRDNGSLFAVTRIILHALLWGVTLTILPGIVGWHLLRRRPLRRIRGIQASAEAIVAGDLTRRLPLSNRRDELDMLATIVNAMLERIERLMNEVKGVCDNIAHDLRTPLTRLRAQLYRMQQQAGEGSPEAAQLDSVLSEADTLMARFRGLLRISELEDRQRRSGFVQLDPVSLLQELHDFYLPLAEEDALVFQLQLPESLPALNGDRALLFEAVANLLSNSIKFTPPGGEVILRGVNENGHTRIEVLDSGPGIPAAEREAVFQRFYRAEGGNQQSGFGLGLSIVAAIAGLHGFTLEVGESELGGARLVLDCRQSLIPQT